ATCTGCCCGGGCACGTCTTTTAATTCAATGTCCATGGAAACTCGCATAGTGTCCCTCATGCAATTTATAATAATCCAAGTTTATAATCCAAGTACGTCAAACAATGGATATCGATTTTAATGAATTTGTAATATTTTATATTCAGTAACTTAATCCGGTCAATTGCGTAAAGGTAGTTCTGGTATAACTAAATTAAATGACATTGGGAATATCATGTGCCAGATCTTTTAAATTTTTGTTAACCTTTCCTGCTGTTTAGTAGATGAGTTCAGTTATATAGTTTGTCATTTACGGTTTTTCAAAAGAGGTTAAAGTATTCTTTCTTCAAAATTATATTTTCTTCTAAAAACTACTTTCTCTTCTAATAGACTTTCTCCTTACCCATTCCTCTCATTAAATCCTGTCTGTTTGAGGACCTCTTCATCGGGAATTCGGATAATATTTCCTCTGCCCCTTTTGAACTTTTCAACCAATCCACGTTCTTCGAGATCCGAAAGCATAAGACTTACTTTAGACTCTGAATAAGGAGACTTCTTTCGGAGTTCTCTCTGGGTAATTCGATTTCCATTAGCTCGGATCAGATTCATTATCTCTTTCAGATCGTCAGGTAGACTTGCTTCCGGACTTTCTGGACCTTCGAGGCTCAATGAATCAGGTATCTCTTCAGACAGGGAATTAACGAACATTTTTGAGTCTTCTGGCAACTTCACTTCTTGTTGCACAGCTGTTTCTGTCTCAGAGGTATCTCCTCCTACAATATGAGATGCATGAGGCTCATAGTTTGTCTTGTGAACTTCCTCAATTGAACCGGCTTCACCGAGCTCTGCATATCCCGATATTTTTGCTCCTGCGGTGAAATTTTCAGGTTTTGATGTATCTGGCTCTGATGTGTTTGATTTTGATGAATTAAGACTTTGAGCTTCTCTCGGAGAACCTGATACCTTTTCAGGAGGGTTTCTTTTTTCCTTTTTTACCAGATAACCAGCAAGAAGCAGGATACAAACTGCAAGTAAAGCAAAAGTTAAGACCGTATTTTGTGAACTTACTTGAGATTGAGTTTCCGTTTCCTCAAAATCCAGATCGACATTTTCGAAATCTTCCTGATAAAGAAGATCTTCCTGATAAGTAGGGAAAAGGAGAAGATCACGGACATATTCCCCTTCATCGGCGGAAACTATAACTTCTTCTTCAGTTGTATAAACTATAGTATTCTCTTCAAAATAATTGGCAGTTATCAGATAAGTTCCCGGAGTAAGATTAAAAGAATATTCGGCATCCGTTGCAACATAAGACTGCTCCGGAGTAGAGTTAATCTCAACTATTGAGTTTTTGAGAGGTTCAAAACTATACCACTCATATACGGTCCCGTGAATCGTCGCCGCAAGTGCATTTCCCTGAACACAAATCAGGAAAATGAATACACAGGCGATCTTGCAGAGCTTTCTAAAATTCACAAAGCTTTAAATGGGTTTTTAGCATAAATCCTTTACTTTTCCTCAGCAGAAGTTCAAAATCACTGAAGGCAAATTAAAGTTTTATCAAGAAAATAAAGACCCAATCAAGTTTGGAAGTACGTATATTGTTACTAATTAGTTTTATTCCGAAAAGTATACTTATATCCCCCTATTCCTTTATGACAGTATTATAGCTTGCCAAAGGAGGCAGTCAGATGAAAAAATTAGGAGCTGTTCAATATCTGGCTTACGTCACATTTATATTAATTATATTCAGTATACTGTCTGGAGAAGCATTTGCTACTAGCTCTTTATCGAAGAATGAAAATGGAAATCAGTATGCAGATGAAAGCATTGTTGATACCGAAAATTATGAGAAAGACAGTTCAGAAGATACTAATAATGTTACTGAGAATTATAGTTATAAAAACTTACAGGGAGAAGACAGAACAAGAATACAGGATAAGGATAAGTTTTCTGCATATAAATCAGAAAAAAAGCAGATACAGGAAGCTCTCCAGTTACAGAAGAGTAAGTATAGGGAAATAAAAGAGGATTTTCTTAAAATAAGGAATCAAATTCAGGCAGGAAAGCTTAATCCCAACTCCGAAAAAGCTGTAGATGCCACAAGAACCTACCTTAATTCCAGTATCAGTTATATGATAGCTCATCTGAAAAACGTAAAAGCCAATATGCAGTACTCAAACGGCAATGGAACAGAAGAAAGAATTGTTGCCATGGACGAAAATATTAAACTGCTTGAAGCTGAGCAGGCAGCAATTGCAAATGCTTCCAGCCAGCAAGAACTTATAACTGCGATCAGGTCAGTGCGTGAAGTATGGACTAATGCGCAGAAAACCAGCCTGACAGGTGCAGGACAAATTGTCAGCCAGAAAATAGGAGAATTCCTTGACAAGTCCGAAAATCTCTCAGGAAAACTCGATACTGAAATTCAGAGCCTTAACATGACGGGTGTTGATACATCTGACCTTCAGACAAGGCTTGCCAGTTACAATTTATATATAAAAGCTGCGCAGGAGAAAAAAGCAGCTGCAGACTCTATTTATGAAGATGAAAATGCTACCAGGGAAGATCTGGAAGTCGCAAACAATTATTTGCGCGAGTCCCTCAATAATGTCAACAAAGCAAACAAGATACTTAAAGTAATTTTCGGTGACCTGAAGGAGTATAACCTCGAAGAAGTTAACAAAATTGGAGTCGAAAATAGCACCGAAACCGAGCTTAATAATATCACAAGCAACAATACTAACAATAATTTATCTGTATAAACGGCATTCCTGTAAACGAGACAAAAAAGGAGTAACAAATAGTAT
The genomic region above belongs to Methanosarcina horonobensis HB-1 = JCM 15518 and contains:
- a CDS encoding helix-turn-helix transcriptional regulator; the protein is MNFRKLCKIACVFIFLICVQGNALAATIHGTVYEWYSFEPLKNSIVEINSTPEQSYVATDAEYSFNLTPGTYLITANYFEENTIVYTTEEEVIVSADEGEYVRDLLLFPTYQEDLLYQEDFENVDLDFEETETQSQVSSQNTVLTFALLAVCILLLAGYLVKKEKRNPPEKVSGSPREAQSLNSSKSNTSEPDTSKPENFTAGAKISGYAELGEAGSIEEVHKTNYEPHASHIVGGDTSETETAVQQEVKLPEDSKMFVNSLSEEIPDSLSLEGPESPEASLPDDLKEIMNLIRANGNRITQRELRKKSPYSESKVSLMLSDLEERGLVEKFKRGRGNIIRIPDEEVLKQTGFNERNG